A genomic window from Flavobacterium phycosphaerae includes:
- a CDS encoding DNA-deoxyinosine glycosylase, whose protein sequence is MTITSFAALATPDAKTLILGTMPGIQSLQMQQYYGNQQNHFWKIMFTLFQEEFTTDYEIRKKMLLKNNIALWDVLQACERSGSLDSAIVKEVPNDFNHFLKNHPAITHIFFNGQAAAKYFKKYVSVERNYTLVILPSTSPAHAGMPLDKKLALWQEILQGNLL, encoded by the coding sequence ATGACTATTACCTCCTTTGCTGCCCTTGCCACTCCCGATGCCAAAACCTTGATTTTAGGCACTATGCCCGGAATACAGTCATTACAAATGCAGCAATACTATGGCAATCAACAAAATCACTTTTGGAAGATAATGTTTACTCTGTTTCAGGAAGAATTTACAACTGATTATGAAATCCGAAAAAAAATGTTACTTAAAAATAACATTGCCTTGTGGGATGTACTGCAGGCATGTGAGCGTTCGGGCAGTTTGGATAGTGCTATTGTAAAAGAAGTGCCTAATGATTTTAACCATTTCCTAAAAAACCATCCTGCTATTACTCACATCTTTTTTAACGGACAAGCTGCGGCAAAATACTTTAAAAAGTATGTTTCTGTTGAAAGAAATTATACTTTAGTCATTCTACCTTCTACGAGTCCTGCTCATGCCGGGATGCCACTTGATAAGAAATTAGCACTATGGCAGGAAATACTTCAGGGTAATTTACTCTAA
- a CDS encoding NHL repeat-containing protein, with amino-acid sequence MKKLVKTFLLGSLVVATAIQAQSIKTIKGFQHVESVVKEGRYLYAADIGKALTPDAKDGDGKVRKLDANGTVLDSAFVKEQLNAPKGLAVDKGVLFLTDIDRLVAIELKTGTKLYQIDFSTVTHFLNDIAVWDSNTLYVSATDTNKLFKVNLINKAFTEVIIDKPVQGINGLFCNKKSSLLYVNGLGSNNKANGVLGFINLKDNTFTQLATAEGLYDGLAVVNEVLYASNWVAFEKKGILLSIQLSNHRINRLPLFEPIAGPADFIINGNTMIVPAMLTGELHFISIDTSLTQKL; translated from the coding sequence ATGAAAAAGTTGGTAAAAACATTCCTTCTGGGAAGCCTAGTAGTGGCTACTGCTATTCAGGCTCAAAGCATCAAAACCATTAAAGGATTTCAACACGTTGAAAGTGTGGTGAAAGAAGGACGTTATCTTTATGCTGCGGATATTGGCAAAGCCTTAACTCCCGATGCCAAAGACGGAGATGGGAAAGTAAGGAAACTCGATGCCAATGGAACTGTGTTAGATTCTGCTTTCGTAAAAGAACAGCTAAATGCTCCCAAGGGACTAGCCGTTGATAAAGGGGTTTTATTTCTTACCGACATTGATCGTTTGGTAGCCATTGAACTAAAGACGGGTACTAAATTATATCAAATCGATTTTAGCACAGTGACACATTTTCTGAACGATATTGCGGTATGGGACAGTAACACGCTCTATGTTTCCGCAACCGATACCAACAAGTTGTTCAAAGTGAATCTTATCAATAAAGCGTTTACCGAAGTCATTATTGATAAACCGGTTCAAGGTATCAATGGCTTATTTTGCAACAAAAAATCAAGCCTGCTTTATGTAAATGGATTGGGAAGCAACAACAAAGCTAATGGTGTACTAGGCTTCATCAATCTGAAAGACAATACTTTCACACAATTGGCTACTGCTGAAGGATTATACGATGGACTGGCTGTAGTAAATGAAGTTTTATATGCCAGTAATTGGGTAGCTTTTGAAAAGAAAGGGATACTGCTTTCCATTCAATTGTCTAACCATCGCATTAATCGATTGCCATTATTCGAACCCATAGCCGGCCCTGCTGATTTCATTATTAATGGAAACACTATGATAGTACCGGCAATGCTCACAGGAGAGCTGCACTTTATCTCAATTGATACTTCACTAACCCAAAAACTATAA
- a CDS encoding TetR/AcrR family transcriptional regulator, whose protein sequence is MISKADRTKQFIIEKIAPIFNCKGYACTSLSDMIMATGLTKGSIYGNFENKDEVALAAFDYNFQCVVSHIRSKMETRSSIIDKLLVYPETYRNYLQLPFLQGGCPVLNTAIEADHTHPQLKSKAANAIQFWRGSMERQLNEGIASGEIKSDININEVCTVIISLIQGGVMQTKVTGNTMALKSGMDYLERLIKDLKQ, encoded by the coding sequence ATGATTTCTAAAGCCGACCGTACCAAGCAATTTATTATCGAGAAAATCGCACCTATCTTTAATTGCAAAGGATATGCTTGTACTTCACTCAGTGATATGATTATGGCTACCGGACTTACAAAAGGGAGTATATACGGCAATTTTGAAAACAAAGATGAGGTAGCTTTGGCAGCTTTTGATTATAATTTTCAATGTGTAGTTTCACATATTCGAAGTAAAATGGAAACCCGCTCTTCGATTATTGATAAACTGCTGGTATATCCCGAAACTTATAGAAACTATCTCCAACTACCTTTTCTTCAAGGAGGGTGCCCAGTGTTAAATACCGCCATCGAAGCTGATCATACTCATCCTCAACTGAAGTCAAAAGCTGCCAATGCGATACAGTTTTGGCGCGGCTCTATGGAACGACAACTGAATGAAGGTATTGCCTCAGGTGAAATCAAATCTGATATTAATATCAATGAAGTGTGTACAGTGATTATTTCATTAATACAGGGCGGTGTGATGCAGACCAAAGTAACGGGTAACACTATGGCTCTTAAAAGTGGTATGGATTATTTAGAACGTTTGATCAAAGATTTAAAGCAATAA
- a CDS encoding acyl-CoA thioesterase: MTTTPTSVYTVRFSDCDLFGHLNNARYIDYFLNAREDHLKHYHNLNLEEFYQNNIAWVVGGHEIAYLRPALYNETITIQSTLLKADTEYLLVETQMKNENQNHLKAIMRTRFVPVNTKTGRKIPHEPSFMEWAKTIENREVAEYTTLQERIEQLI, from the coding sequence ATGACAACTACACCCACATCGGTTTATACCGTTCGCTTTAGCGACTGTGATTTGTTCGGACATTTAAATAACGCTCGTTATATTGATTATTTTTTAAATGCTCGCGAAGATCACCTGAAGCATTACCACAATCTTAATTTAGAAGAGTTTTACCAAAACAATATAGCTTGGGTAGTAGGCGGACACGAAATTGCTTACCTGCGTCCGGCCTTATACAATGAGACAATAACCATACAATCAACTTTGCTCAAAGCTGATACCGAATACCTTTTGGTCGAAACCCAAATGAAAAATGAAAACCAAAATCACCTAAAAGCTATAATGCGCACCCGCTTTGTGCCGGTAAACACTAAAACAGGAAGAAAAATTCCGCACGAGCCTTCCTTTATGGAGTGGGCTAAAACCATTGAAAATAGGGAAGTAGCTGAATATACTACCTTGCAGGAAAGAATAGAGCAATTAATATAG